DNA from Brucella melitensis bv. 1 str. 16M:
GCAGTTCAGGCACCACATCTGCCGGTGCCGCCGCACGATAGGCAGCGAGCGCGCGATGCGGTGTCTTTGAAAATCGCGCCTGCGCGGTGATCTGGAAAAACAGAAGCCACACGTCACGCGCCTGCGCTACCGCCAGCGGCATGACTGCTTCCGGCTCTTCCTCGAAATCAAGAAAGCCCGCAACACCGTTCTTCTGGAAGAAATCGCGCGGATGCGGACGTCCGTGACAAAGCCCCTTTGCATGCGCTTTTCCAAGCGCATGAGCGCAATGGATCAGAAGTTCGTCATGTTCCTGCGCGTTTTCCTTGCGCAAGCATTTCAGCCTGTCCTGAATAATGGGCGCCACATCGCTCAGCACCAGAACCGGGCCTTCGCCATAGACGATCCTCGGCACCTCGAAGCCTGCGGCAAGGAAGGCTTGCGCCTTGCGCTTTTCACGCTCGGCCATGCCCGCCGGGTTCGTTTCCTTCGGGCTGCGCAGAAACGGATAGGGCAGAAACGGCGAAATGAAGCTGTGCAGGCGCTTCGCGAAAGGACGAGACTGTGCATCGTAACGCTTGATCCAGACGCGGCTGCCATCGAAAAGCGCACTGGAAATACGCCTGCCACGGCTCTCGGCAATGATGGCCTGAAGGCTGCGGAGATCATCCGCATCCAGCTCCATCGTCAGCCTGCCCGCTTCGTCCTTCATTTGCGACCCTGCATGATGAAACCCGCGCCAGCCGAGCCAGCGCGGGTTCCCAAATTTATCGCCAAAATTTATCGATGTGCTTGGGAAAGGGGGCTGGCTTAGCGGACAGCGCCTTCAAAAGCGTTCGGCATGGAAGTGTTCTTGAGGTATTCAAGAGCCTTCTTTGCCGATGCAACCAGCGCAGCGAATGCTTCCGGTTCGTGGATTGCGATATCGGAAAGAACCTTGCGGTCGATTTCGATGCCAGCCTTGGCCAGACCGTCGATGAAACGGCCATAGGTCAGTCCCTGCTCGCGGACAGCAGCGTTGATTCGCTGAATCCAGAGGGCGCGGAACGAACGCTTGCGGTTCTTGCGGTCGCGGTAAGCATACTGCTTGGAACGGTCAACCGCAGCCTTGGCGGTGCGGATGGTGTTCTTGCGACGGCCACGGAAACCGGCAGCCTGATCCAGAACCTTCTTATGCTTTGCGTGGGCGGTAACGCCGCGTTTTACGCGTGCCATGTTATGATCTCCTTCTCAGACTAACTCTTAGAGGCCGTTCGGCAGGAACTGCTTCACGATCTTTGCATCGGCATCGGCGAGAACCATGGTGCCGCGTGCATCGCGAATGAACTTGTTCGAACGCTTGATCATGCCATGACGCTTACCGGCGGCGGCGGCCTTGACCTTGCCCGTACCGGTGATCTTGAACCGCTTCTTGGCGGCAGACTTGGTCTTCATCTTGGGCATTTTGCTACTCCTTCTTGGCATCCCTCTCGTACCCAGGGGTACTCGACGCCTCTTGTTTGCGATCCCCGTCGTTCCTGCGGCACTCCACACCTCTTGTTTCAAGCGGCGTTCGTGCCTGCAACCGACCGGAACCCTGTTTTCACTTCCGGGCTGACCAAGCCCGAAAAGCATACGAAACCGCCACGGCATGCCCTGCCGGGCGGTTTGAACGCGGCCTTATAGGCCCAATGGCCGCAAAACGCAATGCCCGAATTGAGCTGAAAACGTCAATAAAGCCGCAGAAGCACCGGCAGGATATGGCTGTTTTGCAGATATTCCACGAATTCAAAGAACGGATAGGCCACGAAGAAAACCAGACCGTCCGTAAAGGTACGGTAAATCCGGTCTGGCCGCACGATCAGTTCCTTGTCGTCGTGAAACAGCGAAAACTTCGGAAAAAAACGCGGCACCTTGGCACAATAGGCTTCGTAAGGTCGCCCGAAATTCTGTTTGAGGAATTTCTCCTCCGTCCGGATGACAATCGAAAAGGCGAGATAACACAACACGCCGAAAGCTGCCGCGACGATGAGGCTGCCGGTCTGGGCGCCGATGCCCACCGCACCAATGCTGCTGAAGACATAAAGCGGGTTGCGCGTCACCGAATAGGGGCCGCTCTGCACGATTTCCGCGCTCTTGCGTCCGCCGATATAAAGCGTGCACCACATGCGCCCGATAATGGCCGCAACAATGAGACTGATGCCGAAGGCTTCGATATATTCGTGCAGCGAGCCGGTCGATTGCGAGCGCACGAAGATAAGCGCGATGACCAAAAGAACAATCACCCCACCGATCGCAAAGCGGCGGCGGCGCTGATACAGCCCCAGTTCACCCAATGTCTTCATGGTTGTCCCATCTTTGAATATTCGTTTCGAGCAAAGAAAAACCGCCCGAAAGGCGGCTTTTCCAAGACATGGTTTCTTTCACGGCATGGTTTCAAGGAAAACGGCGTTTCCCGAAAACGGATGCAAAATCAGCGAGGTGCCAGCACCATCATCATCTGGCGGCCTTCGAGCTTCGGCTCGGATTCCACCTTGGCGATTTCAACCGTGTCTTCCTTGACGCGTTGCAGAAGCTTCATACCCAGTTCCTGGTGCGCCATTTCACGGCCACGGAAACGCAAGGTGACCTTGACCTTGTCGCCTTCCTCAAAGAAACGCTGCGCTGCTTTCATCTTCACCTCATAGTCATGGGTGTCGATGTTCGGCCGCATCTTGATTTCCTTGATCTCGACCGTCTTCTGCTTCTTGCGCGCTTCGGCGGCTTTTTTCTGATTTTGATATTTCAGCTTGCCAAGGTCCACGATCTTGCAAACTGGCGGTTCGGCGTTCGGCACGATCTCAACAAGATCGAGACCCGCCTCTTCCGCCATGGCCATGGCTTCCTGAATGGAAACGTCCCCATGGTTCTGGCCTTCGGCGTCAATAAGCTGAACCCGGGGAACCCGGATATCACGGTTGGAGCGCGGTCCGTCTTTCTGGACCGGCGTCGCTCTGAACGGTCGGCGAATGGTCGTTATCTCCTGATTGTTTACGTCTACAGCGATCGGATGCTCGTTGCCCAGACGGCATTTCCCCCATCAAACCGCGGCTGATCGCGGAAATGTCGTCAAGCGAGCGGCGAAGTCAATAGCATCTTTGACAGGAAAAATCACCCCCATGTGATAAATGCCACTTTTGCGGACATTTCGCGGGGAGCAAGCGGCATATCGGTCACATTTCCCGTCATTTCAAGGGTTCCATCCATAAGGCGGGTTTTCTCCCTTTTGCGAACATGCCAAAACAGGCGCGCAAAACGAGGAGACTTGTCATGAGCGTTGCGGCGCCAGAATTCACCCCGGAATTCATAGACGTGGACGGAACGAAAATCGCGGTGCGCTACAGGGCCGGCGATACGCTTCCAGGCGTCGTCTGGCTCGGCGGCTATCGCTCCGACATGCTCGGCACCAAGGCGGTCATTCTCGACGAATGGGCCGCACAGACCGGCCATAGCGCACTCAGGCACGATTATTCCGGCCATGGCGAATCCGGCGGCGATTTCAACCAGGGCACCATTTCGCGCTGGCTTGCGCAAAGCCTTGCTGTCTATCGCCACTATGCAAGCGGGCCGCAGATTCTGGTTGGTTCCTCCATGGGCGGCTGGATCGCGCTGCGCATGGCGCAGGAACTGAAGAAAGAAGGCAGAGCGCCCGCCGGCATCGTGCTGATTGCGCCCGCTCCCGATTTCACTGCCGCACTTGTCGAACCCGCGCTTACCGGGAAACAGAAGCGCGACCTTGAAGAAAAGGGCTATTTCGAGGAACCGTCGGATTATTCGCCCAATCCTTACGTCTATACCCGCGCGCTGATCGAAGACGGGCGAAAGAATCTGGTTCTCAATGGCATCATCGAGACCGGCTGTCCGGTCCATATCCTGCAAGGCATGCAGGACCCGGATGTTCCCTACAAACATGCACTGACGCTGGTGGAACACCTGCCGGTCGATGACGTGACGCTGACACTGGTGCGAGACGGCGATCACCGCCTGTCGCGCCCGCAGGATCTCGACCTTCTGATCCGCACGGTTTCCGGCCTGGCGGAACGCATCAGCGAAACAGTATAGCGGAGCAGCGCCCATGCGTTTTTCGGTCTTTGCCTCTTCGGCGGTTGCCGCGATTGTCGGCTTCGGCGGCACATTGGCACTCATCATCGCCGCCGCGCAGGTGCTCGGCTCCACACAGGCCGAAACCGCAAGCTGGGTTACGGCCATCTGCCTTGCCGTCGCCGCCGCTTCCGCATGGCTCAGCATCCGCTATCGTATGCCGATCATTGCGGCCTGGTCCACGCCCGGCCTGGCACTGATCGGTGCAAGTGCGGGCTTCACCATGGCGGAAGCGGTGGGCGCATTCATCGTGACCGCTCTCGCGCTAATCGCAACCGGCCTCATCCGGCAATTGTCGGTTCTGGTTTCCCGCATCCCGGCCAGCGTGGCCTCGGGCATGTTGGCCGGTGTTCTCCTGAGCTTCGTCATCGCGGCAGCCAAGACCGTTTCGATCGATCCAGCCTTTGTGCTGCCGCTGGTGGCGCTCTTTTTCCTGATCCGCCTGTTCGGTCCATCGCTTGCGGTCATTGCGGTTCTGGTGCTGGGCATGGCCTTCGCCCTCGTCACGGGCCGCTCGCCCGCACTGCCTGCGCCCGAGATATCCACGCTCACGCTTGTCTGGCCGCAATTCCACACAGGCGCGATGATCGGCATCGCGGTGCCGCTCTATCTCGTCACCATGGCTTCGCAGAATCTGCCGGGCTTTGCCGTTCTGCGCGCCTCGGGCTATGAGCCGCCAACCAGCGCCTGCCTGCGCATCACCGGCCTGTTCTCGCTTTTAAGCGCCCCCTTAGGTGCATCAACCACGAACCTTGCAGCCATTTCGGCAGCCCTTTGCACCAATCCCGATGCGCATCCCGACCACAGCAAACGCTGGCTGACCGGCCCTGTTTATGCGGCGATCTATGTGGTCTTCGCACTCTTCGGCGCGTCGCTGGTTGCAATCTTCGCCGTGCTGCCGACAGTTCTCATCGCACTTGTCGCAGGGCTGGCCCTGACCGGGCCGTTCATCAACGCCATGACGCTGGCGCTGAAGGATGAACATGAGCGGCTTGCAGCGACCATAACTTTCGCCGTCACGGCCTCAGGCATTGCGTTTTTCGGGGTCGGCTCGGCTTTCTGGGCATTGATCGCCGGTCTTGCCGTGACTTTTCTCGAACATTTTCGCAAAAAAATCTCGAATTAATCACATTGGTTAGGCGAATTGCGGCCTGAATCCAGAAGTTGCATTCTTAAAAAGCTGCAATCTTTTCACCACGTCGAAACCAAGCCGCCAGATAAAATTGCCCGCATGAGGCGGGCTGGCAGGCCTGGTTTGCGCATCTCATCCCTTGCTGGATGACGTGCGCTTTTCGACGGAGCAGACCATGACAAATACTGCAATGATCCGCCCGGCATGGACGCCAGCCACGATTGCGCTGATGGTGCTCGGCTTCTTTCTTTTCTGGCCGCTTGGCCTTGCCATGCTCGCCTATATCCTCTGGGGGCAACCGCCTCGAAGGGTTCAAGCGCGGCGTGAACGAGAAGACCGATTCGCTGTTCGGCTCCATGCGTAATTGCTGCAAGAGCGAAAGCTTCAACTTCGGCACAACCGGCAATGCCGCATTCGACGACTGGCGCCGCGAGGAGCTGGAGCGTCTGGCGGAAGAGCGCCGCAAGCTTGAGGAAGCACGCGCCGAATTTGAAGCCTATGCGGCCGAGCTTCGCCGCGCTCGCGACAAGGAGGAGTTTGACCGTTTCATGGCCGAACGCCACAGCAATGCGAAAAAGACACCTGCCGCACGCGGCAAGACCGGCAGCAAAGGCGATGCCTGATTGCCAATAAACGGCAAAACAGCTTGAAACGGTGCGGTTTTTCCGCGCCGTTTTGCTTTTATGAGCAAAATTTTCTAGCTTTTCCCGCGAATCACCTATTCTTTGGCGATGGCCCTTTCCTTTTTTCGGCAACTCAACAGAAACCGGACGCCCGCCGGATCGGCGGCTGTCAGAAGCGAGCGCATTCACGCGGTCGCCGGGCGGGAATTGCCGTTGCGTGTCTACGAGAACCCGCGTGCCAAAAGGCTGACGCTGCGCATCGAGCCAGGCGGCAAGGGCCTGCGCATCACGGTGCCGCCCGGCCTGCCGGAGCGCGAGGTGCAGAATTTCCTCAACCGCCATGAAGGCTGGATCGAAAGCCGCATTGCCAAACTCCCCGACCAGCCCGGCGTTCGTGCGGGTATAAAAATACCGATACGCGGTGTAGCGCACCTTATCGTCCATCAACCGGGGCGCGGAACCGTAGAATGTATCGAGGGCAATATTCTGCTCGTTCACGGAGATCCCAGCCATCTGCCGCGCCGGGTGGCCGATTATCTGAAACGGGAAGTCAGGCGCGATATAGAGGCGCTTGTCGTCCGTCACACAGCCGCTGTCGGCCGCAAGGCCAAGGCGGTTCGTTTCAAGGATACGAAAAGCCGCTGGGGGTCGTGTACTTCCGACGGCGTGCTGTCCTTTTCATGGCGTATCGGTATGGCTCCGCCGCCCGTCATCAATTACCTCGTCGCCCATGAGGCGGCACACCTGATCGAAATGAACCACGGGCCGAAATTCTGGAAACTCTGCCAGGAGCTTTGCCCGGACACCGAACGCTGCAAGGCATGGCTGAAGCACAATGGCAGCGCATTACAGGCAATCGACTTTACATGAAATCATCCATACTGACCGCCGCGAAGGTATTGTGGGATTACCACTGCATCTATGATCCGCTTGAAGGCGCCGATATCATCATCGGCCTTGGCAGTTACGATCCGCGTGTCGCCGAACGGGCGAGCGACCTCTATCTGGAAGGGCTTGCGCCCTGGCTGATCTTCACCGGCCGGAGTGGCCGCGGGACGGACAAGCTCTACAAGGCAAGCGAGGCGGAGGCATTTGCTGAAATCGCCATCCGGCGCGGTGTGCCAGAGCGCGCCATCATTATCGAACCCAATGCCACCAATATCGGCGAAAACATCCGTTTTTCGCGCGAAAAACTGGCGTGGGACGCGGTCAGCGGCATTTTCGTCACCAAGCCCCAGACGCAGCGCCGTGTCCATGCCACCATGCTTCGGCAATGGCCGGAAGCCAGAGCCAGCATCAGCGCACCGCTTGTCTCTTTTGAAGAACAGCCGACGGCGGAATTTCCGCTTGAAATGCTGATCCACGAAATGACTGGCGACCTGCAACGCATCCTGGAATATCCGGCCAAGGGCTATCAGATTGCGCAGGCTGTTCCCCTTGAGGTCATGGAGGCGTATGATTTTCTGATCGAACAGGGTTTCGACGGGCATCCGGTCCGATAGCAACTTGAGTAGCGCCCTGATTTGTGCGACGGAAACCTATGGCCCTTGATATCAAAATATGCGGGTTGAAGACGCCTGAGGCTGTTGCCGCCGCGCTTGACGGCGGTGCAACGCATATCGGCTTCATTTTCTTTCCGAAAAGCCCGCGCCATATCACGCCGGATGCGGCTGCAAGACTGCGCGCCGCCGCCACAGGCCGCGCCGTGGCCGTTGCGGTAACGGTCGATGCCGACGATGAAGCGCTGGATGAAATCGTCAAGACGGTCAGACCCGATATGCTGCAACTGCATGGCGGAGAAACGCCGGAACGGGTGCGGTTTTTAAAAGAGCGTTATAACCTTCCGGTGATGAAGGCGTTTTCAATCCGTGAAGCCGGCGATCTTGAAGCAATTGCGCCCTATCGGGGCATTGCCGATCGCTTCCTTTTCGACGCCAAGCCGCCCAAGGGTTCCGAACTTCCAGGCGGCAACGGCATATCCTTCGACTGGAACCTGCTGGCCGCGCTTGACGCGGATATCGATTACATGCTTTCCGGTGGATTGAATGCGGACAATATCGCCGAGGCGCTTTTGAAGACAGGCGCCCCCGGCATCGATATATCGTCCGGGGTGGAGTGCGCGCCCGGCGAAAAGGACGTGCGTCTTATTGAGAATTTTTTCCAGGCCGTAGCGGATGCGAATGCTCAGCCATTCGCCAGGCGCGCCTGAACATGACGGAGCGGAAACGTTGAACAAGCCGGTTGCACCCAATTCCTACAAGACGGGCCCTGACGAAGAGGGCATGTTCGGCATATTCGGTGGCCGCTTCGTCGCCGAAACGCTGATGCCTCTGATCCTCGAATTGCAGCAGGCTTATGAAACGGCGAAGAATGACCCCGAATTCAAGGCGGAGTTGAACGCCCTTTCCACCTTTTATGCCGGCCGTCCTTCCAAGCTCTATTATGCCGAAGGCCTGAGCAAACATCTGGGTGGCGCTAAAATCTACTTCAAGCGCGAAGACCTGAACCATACCGGCAGCCACAAGATCAACAATTGCCTTGGCCAGATCCTGCTTGCCAAGCGCATGGGCAAGACGCGCATCATCGCAGAAACGGGCGCCGGTCAGCATGGCGTGGCGTCTGCCACCGTTGCCGCACGCTTCGGCCTGCCCTGTATCGTCTATGTGGGCGCAAGCGACGTGGAGCGCCAGAAGCCCAATGTTTTCCGCATGAAGCTGCTCGGCGCGGAAGTGAAGCCGGTTTCTGCCGGCAATGGCACGCTGAAAGACGCGATGAACGAAGCCCTGCGTGACTGGGTTACGAATGTCGAGGATACCTATTACCTGATCGGCACGGCTGCCGGTCCGCACCCCTATCCCGAACTGGTGCGCGATTTCCAATCCGTCATCGGCACCGAAGCGCGCCAGCAGATACTCGAACAGGAAGGCCGCCTGCCAGATGTGATCGTGGCAGCGGTCGGCGGCGGCTCCAACGCCATTGGCCTGTTCCATCCGTTCCTCGACGACGCCTCGGTGAAGATCGTCGGTGTCGAAGCAGGCGGACGCGGTCTTGAGGGAGAGGAACATTGCGCTTCGATGAGCGCAGGCCGCCCCGGCGTTCTGCATGGCAACCGCACCTATCTCCTCCAGAACGCGGATGGCCAAATTCTGGAAGGCCATTCGGTTTCCGCTGGTCTCGACTATCCGGGCGTCGGGCCCGAGCATTCGTGGCTGAAGGACAGCGGGCGCGTCGACTATGTGCCGATCCTCGACAATGAGGCGCTGGATGCATTCCAGCTTTGCACCCGCACCGAAGGCATCATCCCGGCGCTCGAATCCGCCCATGCCATTGCGCAGGCCGTCAAAATGGCGCCGACAATGGGCAAGGACAAGGTGATGATCGTCAATCTGTCCGGCCGCGGCGACAAGGACGTCCACACGGTCGGCAAGCTTCTCGGCATGGATATCTGACAATGAGCACCGCCCCCGCCACCTCCTGCTACAAGCCGCGCGCCGCATGGTTCGACGGCCTGACGGAGTGTGGCCCGGCGGCAATCAAGCTCAGCATTATCGAAGCCGATCCGGCCAACCCGGTGGCGGAGGCCACGGTCTGCATCGCCCGCAGGCAGATTGCCAGCGCGGCGGCAAAGCTGGCCGACACACCGCATATGGGCGCCGGTTTTGCCATTCTGCATCAGGGAGAGGAGAGCCTCTGGCTTCTCCTGCACTGGTGGCTTGAAGGCGGCATTGCCACACGCATGCTGTGGCAGTGCGAACTCGGCGACGAGGTGGAATTCATGCCGGCACAGCCCTTGCTGATGGCCTGCGTCTGGGAACTTGGGATTATTGATTTTGAACGGCGTGCATGGATGGAAACGGCAATGGCTGGCAAGCC
Protein-coding regions in this window:
- a CDS encoding phosphoribosylanthranilate isomerase, which produces MALDIKICGLKTPEAVAAALDGGATHIGFIFFPKSPRHITPDAAARLRAAATGRAVAVAVTVDADDEALDEIVKTVRPDMLQLHGGETPERVRFLKERYNLPVMKAFSIREAGDLEAIAPYRGIADRFLFDAKPPKGSELPGGNGISFDWNLLAALDADIDYMLSGGLNADNIAEALLKTGAPGIDISSGVECAPGEKDVRLIENFFQAVADANAQPFARRA
- the infC gene encoding translation initiation factor IF-3 is translated as MRVPRVQLIDAEGQNHGDVSIQEAMAMAEEAGLDLVEIVPNAEPPVCKIVDLGKLKYQNQKKAAEARKKQKTVEIKEIKMRPNIDTHDYEVKMKAAQRFFEEGDKVKVTLRFRGREMAHQELGMKLLQRVKEDTVEIAKVESEPKLEGRQMMMVLAPR
- a CDS encoding alpha/beta hydrolase is translated as MSVAAPEFTPEFIDVDGTKIAVRYRAGDTLPGVVWLGGYRSDMLGTKAVILDEWAAQTGHSALRHDYSGHGESGGDFNQGTISRWLAQSLAVYRHYASGPQILVGSSMGGWIALRMAQELKKEGRAPAGIVLIAPAPDFTAALVEPALTGKQKRDLEEKGYFEEPSDYSPNPYVYTRALIEDGRKNLVLNGIIETGCPVHILQGMQDPDVPYKHALTLVEHLPVDDVTLTLVRDGDHRLSRPQDLDLLIRTVSGLAERISETV
- the trpB gene encoding tryptophan synthase subunit beta, producing MRMLSHSPGAPEHDGAETLNKPVAPNSYKTGPDEEGMFGIFGGRFVAETLMPLILELQQAYETAKNDPEFKAELNALSTFYAGRPSKLYYAEGLSKHLGGAKIYFKREDLNHTGSHKINNCLGQILLAKRMGKTRIIAETGAGQHGVASATVAARFGLPCIVYVGASDVERQKPNVFRMKLLGAEVKPVSAGNGTLKDAMNEALRDWVTNVEDTYYLIGTAAGPHPYPELVRDFQSVIGTEARQQILEQEGRLPDVIVAAVGGGSNAIGLFHPFLDDASVKIVGVEAGGRGLEGEEHCASMSAGRPGVLHGNRTYLLQNADGQILEGHSVSAGLDYPGVGPEHSWLKDSGRVDYVPILDNEALDAFQLCTRTEGIIPALESAHAIAQAVKMAPTMGKDKVMIVNLSGRGDKDVHTVGKLLGMDI
- a CDS encoding YdcF family protein encodes the protein MKSSILTAAKVLWDYHCIYDPLEGADIIIGLGSYDPRVAERASDLYLEGLAPWLIFTGRSGRGTDKLYKASEAEAFAEIAIRRGVPERAIIIEPNATNIGENIRFSREKLAWDAVSGIFVTKPQTQRRVHATMLRQWPEARASISAPLVSFEEQPTAEFPLEMLIHEMTGDLQRILEYPAKGYQIAQAVPLEVMEAYDFLIEQGFDGHPVR
- the rpmI gene encoding 50S ribosomal protein L35; the encoded protein is MPKMKTKSAAKKRFKITGTGKVKAAAAGKRHGMIKRSNKFIRDARGTMVLADADAKIVKQFLPNGL
- a CDS encoding M48 family metallopeptidase → MALSFFRQLNRNRTPAGSAAVRSERIHAVAGRELPLRVYENPRAKRLTLRIEPGGKGLRITVPPGLPEREVQNFLNRHEGWIESRIAKLPDQPGVRAGIKIPIRGVAHLIVHQPGRGTVECIEGNILLVHGDPSHLPRRVADYLKREVRRDIEALVVRHTAAVGRKAKAVRFKDTKSRWGSCTSDGVLSFSWRIGMAPPPVINYLVAHEAAHLIEMNHGPKFWKLCQELCPDTERCKAWLKHNGSALQAIDFT
- the rplT gene encoding 50S ribosomal protein L20, with the translated sequence MARVKRGVTAHAKHKKVLDQAAGFRGRRKNTIRTAKAAVDRSKQYAYRDRKNRKRSFRALWIQRINAAVREQGLTYGRFIDGLAKAGIEIDRKVLSDIAIHEPEAFAALVASAKKALEYLKNTSMPNAFEGAVR
- a CDS encoding benzoate/H(+) symporter BenE family transporter, which produces MRFSVFASSAVAAIVGFGGTLALIIAAAQVLGSTQAETASWVTAICLAVAAASAWLSIRYRMPIIAAWSTPGLALIGASAGFTMAEAVGAFIVTALALIATGLIRQLSVLVSRIPASVASGMLAGVLLSFVIAAAKTVSIDPAFVLPLVALFFLIRLFGPSLAVIAVLVLGMAFALVTGRSPALPAPEISTLTLVWPQFHTGAMIGIAVPLYLVTMASQNLPGFAVLRASGYEPPTSACLRITGLFSLLSAPLGASTTNLAAISAALCTNPDAHPDHSKRWLTGPVYAAIYVVFALFGASLVAIFAVLPTVLIALVAGLALTGPFINAMTLALKDEHERLAATITFAVTASGIAFFGVGSAFWALIAGLAVTFLEHFRKKISN
- a CDS encoding methyltransferase family protein, with translation MKTLGELGLYQRRRRFAIGGVIVLLVIALIFVRSQSTGSLHEYIEAFGISLIVAAIIGRMWCTLYIGGRKSAEIVQSGPYSVTRNPLYVFSSIGAVGIGAQTGSLIVAAAFGVLCYLAFSIVIRTEEKFLKQNFGRPYEAYCAKVPRFFPKFSLFHDDKELIVRPDRIYRTFTDGLVFFVAYPFFEFVEYLQNSHILPVLLRLY